In Zea mays cultivar B73 chromosome 7, Zm-B73-REFERENCE-NAM-5.0, whole genome shotgun sequence, the following proteins share a genomic window:
- the LOC100273536 gene encoding putative protein kinase superfamily protein isoform X1, producing the protein MRERSSNPIPFEWRRVIDCDMRQWLCCNCHFDDEEDGHDKEQAKAQSNKIDPKQKSSKPPVSQPEPEFSPPTIDVPELSLDDLKQKTDDFGSSALIGEGSYGRVYHAALDDGRQAAVKKLDASENEPNDEFLKQVSLASKLKHENLVEMLGYCVDGNYRILAYEFATMGSLHDVLHGRKGVQGAQPGPVLDWMQRVKIVIEAAKGIEYLHEKVQPSIIHRDIRSSNVLLFEDFKAKIADFNLLNQAPDMAARLHSTRVLGTFGYHAPEYAMTGQLTQKSDVYSFGVVLLELLTGRKPVDHTMPRGQQSLVTWATPRLSEDKVKQCVDPRLKGEYPPKGVAKLAAVAALCVQYEAEFRPNMSIVVKALSPLLQQRPAPGTAEPAPQPVS; encoded by the exons ATGCGTGAACGGTCCTCCAATCCAATCCCCTTCGAG TGGCGACGGGTGATTGACTGCGATATGAGGCAATGGTTATGTTGTAACTGCCACTTTGATGACGAGGAAGATGGCCATGACAAGGAACAGGCCAAAGCTCAGAGCAATAAGATAGACC CCAAGCAGAAGTCTTCAAAACCTCCTGTTAGTCAACCTGAGCCAGAGTTCTCCCCTCCAACAATTGATGTTCCTGAATTGTCATTGGATGATTTGAAACAAAAGACTGATGATTTTGGATCAAGTGCTCTGATTGGTGAAGGTTCTTATGGACGAGTATATCATGCCGCTTTAGATGATGGGAGGCAAGCCGCAGTTAAAAAACTTGATGCATCTGAAAATGAGCCTAATGATGAGTTCCTCAAACAG GTCTCACTGGCATCAAAGCTAAAACATGAAAATCTTGTTGAGATGTTGGGTTATTGTGTGGATGGGAATTATCGTATACTTGCTTATGAATTTGCAACCATGGGTTCGCTTCATGATGTTTTACATG GAAGAAAAGGCGTTCAAGGCGCGCAGCCTGGCCCTGTGCTTGACTGGATGCAGAGGGTCAAAATTGTTATTGAGGCTGCAAAAGGTATAGAATATCTGCATGAAAAGGTTCAGCCTTCAATCATCCATCGGGACATCAGATCAAGCAATGTACTGCTGTTTGAGGATTTCAAGGCAAAAATTGCAGACTTCAATCTTTTGAACCAAGCACCAGATATGGCAGCTCGTCTCCATTCAACTCGTGTATTGGGAACTTTTGGATATCATGCACCTGA GTATGCTATGACTGGCCAGCTGACACAAAAAAGCGATGTCTACAGCTTTGGCGTGGTCCTTTTGGAACTTTTGACTGGAAGGAAACCAGTAGATCACACAATGCCTCGAGGACAACAAAGTTTAGTCACATGG GCTACTCCAAGGTTGAGTGAAGACAAGGTGAAGCAATGTGTAGATCCCAGGTTGAAGGGAGAATATCCTCCAAAGGGAGTCGCTAAG CTTGCTGCAGTGGCAGCACTGTGTGTGCAATACGAAGCAGAGTTCAGGCCCAACATGAGCATTGTTGTGAAGGCGCTTTCGCCTCTCCTTCAACAAAGACCTGCACCAGGCACCGCAGAGCCAGCCCCGCAACCTGTGAGCTGA
- the LOC100273536 gene encoding putative protein kinase superfamily protein — translation MRQWLCCNCHFDDEEDGHDKEQAKAQSNKIDPKQKSSKPPVSQPEPEFSPPTIDVPELSLDDLKQKTDDFGSSALIGEGSYGRVYHAALDDGRQAAVKKLDASENEPNDEFLKQVSLASKLKHENLVEMLGYCVDGNYRILAYEFATMGSLHDVLHGRKGVQGAQPGPVLDWMQRVKIVIEAAKGIEYLHEKVQPSIIHRDIRSSNVLLFEDFKAKIADFNLLNQAPDMAARLHSTRVLGTFGYHAPEYAMTGQLTQKSDVYSFGVVLLELLTGRKPVDHTMPRGQQSLVTWATPRLSEDKVKQCVDPRLKGEYPPKGVAKLAAVAALCVQYEAEFRPNMSIVVKALSPLLQQRPAPGTAEPAPQPVS, via the exons ATGAGGCAATGGTTATGTTGTAACTGCCACTTTGATGACGAGGAAGATGGCCATGACAAGGAACAGGCCAAAGCTCAGAGCAATAAGATAGACC CCAAGCAGAAGTCTTCAAAACCTCCTGTTAGTCAACCTGAGCCAGAGTTCTCCCCTCCAACAATTGATGTTCCTGAATTGTCATTGGATGATTTGAAACAAAAGACTGATGATTTTGGATCAAGTGCTCTGATTGGTGAAGGTTCTTATGGACGAGTATATCATGCCGCTTTAGATGATGGGAGGCAAGCCGCAGTTAAAAAACTTGATGCATCTGAAAATGAGCCTAATGATGAGTTCCTCAAACAG GTCTCACTGGCATCAAAGCTAAAACATGAAAATCTTGTTGAGATGTTGGGTTATTGTGTGGATGGGAATTATCGTATACTTGCTTATGAATTTGCAACCATGGGTTCGCTTCATGATGTTTTACATG GAAGAAAAGGCGTTCAAGGCGCGCAGCCTGGCCCTGTGCTTGACTGGATGCAGAGGGTCAAAATTGTTATTGAGGCTGCAAAAGGTATAGAATATCTGCATGAAAAGGTTCAGCCTTCAATCATCCATCGGGACATCAGATCAAGCAATGTACTGCTGTTTGAGGATTTCAAGGCAAAAATTGCAGACTTCAATCTTTTGAACCAAGCACCAGATATGGCAGCTCGTCTCCATTCAACTCGTGTATTGGGAACTTTTGGATATCATGCACCTGA GTATGCTATGACTGGCCAGCTGACACAAAAAAGCGATGTCTACAGCTTTGGCGTGGTCCTTTTGGAACTTTTGACTGGAAGGAAACCAGTAGATCACACAATGCCTCGAGGACAACAAAGTTTAGTCACATGG GCTACTCCAAGGTTGAGTGAAGACAAGGTGAAGCAATGTGTAGATCCCAGGTTGAAGGGAGAATATCCTCCAAAGGGAGTCGCTAAG CTTGCTGCAGTGGCAGCACTGTGTGTGCAATACGAAGCAGAGTTCAGGCCCAACATGAGCATTGTTGTGAAGGCGCTTTCGCCTCTCCTTCAACAAAGACCTGCACCAGGCACCGCAGAGCCAGCCCCGCAACCTGTGAGCTGA